From Solanum lycopersicum chromosome 8, SLM_r2.1, the proteins below share one genomic window:
- the LOC138337653 gene encoding uncharacterized protein produces MDKEKKGKLLAILDEPFSDISDESEENSSDEDINLDYDSDSSQSEKGCTCTEAFCTCGKEPQIRVLSDNSKEALFDVIQHINDDEARNRFLLELKNLILNTDKPKSRPIVEPFSMKQIMNRSENHSEPTIADLRHEVSFLKNEIREIKSRLSMIETNTPIRQISKKPAFLDYESRHSSSKNNSDNEDDINQPDVNNNHLVEPEVFTQTNNNASTSATPGLTVISSIRPQSHHIPIKIVINKHFVINKVALLDSGADRNCIMKGIVPLQYLQKSTSKLYSATGELLKINYKLSKAHICNNGICLTNDFVITEDINEDIILGIPFITQIKPYFTSLDGISTNILGKDLLFPFVKTISQEESDFVREKTVFKINKLSQHLTFLKDEIRNKKIEQILKTLEIVNKIANLREKF; encoded by the coding sequence ATGGATAAGGAGAAGAAAGGTAAACTTCTCGCTATCCTTGATGAACCATTTTCTGACATTTCAGATGAATCTGAAGAAAACAGCTCAGATGAGGACATCAACCTGGACTATGATTCAGATTCTAGTCAATCAGAAAAAGGTTGCACTTGCACGGAAGCATTCTGCACTTGCGGAAAAGAACCTCAGATTAGGGTTCTTTCTGATAACTCAAAAGAAGCCCTTTTTGACGTCATACAACATATCAATGATGATGAGGCTAGGAATCGTTTCCTCCTAGAACTCAAAAATTTGATCCTCAATACAGACAAACCAAAGTCTCGTCCTATTGTTGAACCTTTCAGCATGAAACAAATCATGAATCGTTCAGAAAATCATTCTGAACCAACCATTGCGGATCTTCGTCATGAAGTTTCTTTTCTCAAAAATGAAATTCGAGAAATCAAATCCCGTCTTTCCATGATAGAAACTAACACTCCTATCCGTCAGATTTCTAAAAAACCAGCTTTCTTAGATTATGAATCTAGGCACAGCTCCTCAAAAAACAATTCGGATAATGAGGATGATATCAATCAACCTGACGTCAACAATAACCATCTGGTTGAACCAGAAGTTTTTACACAAACCAATAACAATGCTTCCACTTCTGCAACACCAGGTTTAACAGTAATTTCCTCTATCAGACCTCAGAGCCATCATATCCCTATCAAAATAGTGATTAACAAACATTTTGTTATTAACAAAGTTGCTTTGCTTGATAGCGGTGCTGATAGAAACTGCATCATGAAAGGTATTGTTCCTCttcagtatttacaaaaaagtaCTTCAAAATTATACTCCGCTACAGGagaacttttgaaaataaactatAAGCTTTCTAAAGCCCATATTTGCAACAATGGCATTTGTTTAACAAATGATTTCGTTATTACTGAAGATATTAATGAAGATATCATCCTAGGAATACCATTTATTACccaaataaaaccttattttacTTCACTGGATGGCATCTCCACTAATATATTAGGAAAAGATCTCCTTTTCCCTTTTGTAAAAACTATTTCTCAAGAAGAAAGTGATTTTGTCAGAGAAAAAActgttttcaaaataaacaaactttCTCAACATCTCACCTTTTTAAAGGATGAAATCCGTAATAAGAAAATTGAGCAAATTCTAAAAACCCTGGAGATTGTTAACAAAATAGCAAATCTTCGAGAGaaattttaa